The proteins below are encoded in one region of Amycolatopsis magusensis:
- a CDS encoding alkaline phosphatase D family protein — MTESHHHDRRTVLRAGVLGAGVLAAGSLGAAPAFALGKNRPVLTHGVQSGDVTSHSAIVWTRADRPSRMLVEVARDPSFRHARRITGPVLSPETGGTGKVRVAGLVPGTELHYRVRAEDLDGRAASEPLTGRFATAPIGRENVRFLWSGDTVGQGWGINPDRGGMPIYRAMADRRPDFFLHSGDTVYADGPLQERVTLPDGRAWRNLVTPEKSKVAETLDEYRGQFAYNLLDDKLRTFAAEVPAYVQWDDHEVTNNWYPGEILDLPQYTEKRVDVLAERAFRAFHEWQPIDARQAVDGRVYRSFRYGRHVEIFVLDMRTYKDANTADPNGVGHILGEQQARWLVRGLDRSQATWKIVAADMPIGLTVPDGTAIEGVANGLPGAPGGREHELAGVLREISKRRVRNVVWLTADVHYTAAHHYSPDRAAVGDFDPFWEFVSGPLNAGGFGPNALDPTFGPEAVFVHAPPAANSSPLDGFQHFGEVNVDGASGELTVDLRDAAGTSLWSKTLRPERR; from the coding sequence ATGACCGAATCCCACCACCACGACCGGCGGACCGTGCTGCGCGCCGGTGTGCTCGGCGCGGGCGTGCTCGCCGCCGGTTCCCTCGGCGCCGCTCCGGCCTTCGCCCTCGGCAAGAACCGCCCGGTGCTCACGCACGGCGTGCAGTCCGGCGACGTCACCTCGCACTCGGCGATCGTCTGGACCAGGGCCGACCGCCCGTCGCGGATGCTCGTCGAGGTGGCGCGCGACCCGTCGTTCCGGCACGCGCGCCGGATCACCGGCCCGGTGCTCAGCCCGGAGACCGGCGGCACCGGCAAGGTGCGGGTCGCCGGCCTCGTGCCCGGCACCGAACTGCACTACCGCGTGCGTGCCGAGGACCTCGACGGCCGCGCCGCCAGCGAGCCGCTGACCGGGCGCTTCGCCACCGCGCCGATCGGCCGCGAGAACGTGCGCTTCCTCTGGTCCGGCGACACCGTGGGCCAGGGCTGGGGCATCAACCCCGACCGCGGCGGCATGCCGATCTACCGCGCGATGGCCGACCGGCGGCCGGACTTCTTCCTGCACAGCGGCGACACCGTCTACGCCGACGGCCCGCTGCAGGAACGGGTCACCCTGCCCGACGGCCGCGCCTGGCGGAACCTCGTCACGCCGGAGAAGTCGAAGGTGGCCGAGACGCTCGACGAGTACCGCGGGCAGTTCGCCTACAACCTGCTCGACGACAAGCTGCGTACCTTCGCCGCCGAAGTGCCCGCCTACGTGCAGTGGGACGACCACGAGGTGACCAACAACTGGTACCCCGGCGAGATCCTCGACTTGCCGCAGTACACCGAGAAGCGGGTGGACGTGCTGGCCGAACGGGCTTTCCGGGCGTTCCACGAGTGGCAGCCGATCGACGCGCGCCAGGCCGTGGACGGCCGGGTCTACCGCAGCTTCCGCTACGGCAGGCACGTCGAGATCTTCGTGCTGGACATGCGCACCTACAAGGACGCCAACACCGCGGACCCGAACGGCGTCGGCCACATCCTCGGCGAGCAGCAGGCGCGGTGGCTGGTGCGCGGGCTGGACCGCAGCCAGGCGACCTGGAAGATCGTCGCCGCCGACATGCCGATCGGGCTCACCGTGCCGGACGGCACCGCGATCGAAGGCGTGGCCAACGGGCTGCCCGGCGCACCCGGCGGCCGCGAGCACGAACTGGCCGGGGTGCTGCGGGAAATCTCGAAGCGGCGGGTGCGCAACGTGGTCTGGCTGACCGCCGACGTGCACTACACCGCGGCACACCACTACTCACCGGATCGGGCGGCGGTCGGCGACTTCGACCCGTTCTGGGAGTTCGTCTCCGGCCCGCTCAACGCCGGTGGTTTCGGGCCGAACGCGCTGGACCCGACGTTCGGCCCGGAGGCCGTTTTCGTGCACGCGCCGCCCGCGGCGAACAGTTCGCCGCTGGACGGGTTCCAGCACTTCGGCGAGGTCAACGTGGACGGCGCGAGCGGCGAGCTGACCGTCGACCTGCGTGACGCGGCCGGTACTTCGCTGTGGTCGAAGACCCTGCGGCCGGAGCGGCGCTGA
- the ndk gene encoding nucleoside-diphosphate kinase: MSERTLVLVKPDGVKRGLVGEVISRIERKGLTLAQLELRTVERSVAEEHYAEHKDKPFFGELVDFITSGPLVAIAVEGTRAISAFRQLAGGTDPVEKATPGTIRGDFALEVQYNLVHGSDSAESAERELKLWFPN; this comes from the coding sequence GTGAGTGAGCGCACCCTTGTTCTGGTCAAGCCCGACGGCGTCAAGCGCGGACTGGTCGGCGAGGTCATCTCCCGGATCGAGCGCAAGGGCCTGACCCTGGCTCAGCTGGAGCTGCGCACCGTCGAGCGTTCGGTCGCCGAGGAGCACTACGCCGAGCACAAGGACAAGCCGTTCTTCGGCGAGCTGGTCGACTTCATCACCTCCGGCCCGCTGGTCGCCATCGCGGTCGAGGGCACCCGCGCGATCTCGGCGTTCCGGCAGCTCGCCGGCGGCACCGACCCGGTGGAGAAGGCCACCCCGGGCACCATCCGCGGCGACTTCGCGCTCGAGGTCCAGTACAACCTGGTGCACGGCTCCGACTCCGCCGAGTCGGCCGAGCGCGAGCTGAAGCTCTGGTTCCCGAACTGA
- a CDS encoding sialate:H+ symport family MFS transporter has protein sequence MAVSRAQRRAFFAAWLGYLLDGFDFILITLVLTDIAAEFGLDLPQAATLVSAAFVSRWLGGLVLGAIADRYGRKPAMILAILAFSLGSGLCGFAWDYWSLFAFRAIVGVGMAGEYGSSATYVMESWPKHMRNRATGFLLSAYPVGTVLAAFAYQLIVPSGGWRWLFYAGLVPIALTLYLRRSLPEAAEWEREGGGSSVLFAPGRRLVNALLAAVITTALVLVFSRTATGWPLIVLVVAGLFVLTVQLAGRRWPVVLGVIATVFCAFLYSWPIQSLLPTYLKTGLGYEPGAVATALTWAGLGYAAGSCLAGVLGDRLGTRRAYVLGLFASLAFVFPVFALPAGNVVLLWVLLFGMQATSQGISGLLPKYIADHFPTRTRAAGLGFSYNVGALGGAVAPLAGAAIAEDIGLGNALTLLAVVLTLVVAGLVGFNVPARLERYEWGITCNERK, from the coding sequence ATGGCGGTCTCGCGCGCCCAGCGCCGGGCGTTCTTCGCCGCCTGGCTCGGCTACCTCCTCGACGGCTTCGACTTCATCCTGATCACCCTGGTGCTCACCGACATCGCCGCCGAATTCGGGCTGGACCTGCCCCAGGCGGCGACGCTGGTCTCGGCGGCGTTCGTCTCGCGCTGGCTGGGCGGGCTGGTGCTCGGGGCGATCGCCGACCGGTACGGCCGCAAACCCGCGATGATCTTGGCCATCCTGGCGTTCTCGCTGGGCAGCGGGCTGTGCGGGTTCGCCTGGGACTACTGGTCGCTGTTCGCCTTCCGCGCGATCGTCGGCGTCGGCATGGCCGGTGAGTACGGGTCCAGTGCCACGTACGTGATGGAGTCCTGGCCGAAGCACATGCGCAACCGCGCCACCGGGTTCCTGCTGTCGGCCTACCCGGTCGGGACCGTGCTCGCGGCCTTCGCCTACCAGCTGATCGTGCCGTCCGGCGGGTGGCGCTGGCTGTTCTACGCCGGGCTGGTGCCGATCGCGCTGACCCTCTACCTGCGGCGTTCGCTGCCGGAGGCGGCCGAATGGGAACGCGAGGGCGGCGGCTCGTCCGTCCTGTTCGCACCGGGCCGACGGCTGGTGAACGCCCTGCTGGCGGCCGTGATCACCACGGCACTGGTGCTCGTCTTCAGCCGGACGGCCACCGGCTGGCCGCTGATCGTGCTCGTGGTGGCCGGGCTGTTCGTGCTGACCGTGCAACTGGCGGGACGCCGGTGGCCGGTGGTGCTCGGGGTGATCGCCACGGTGTTCTGCGCGTTCCTGTACTCGTGGCCGATCCAGTCGCTGCTGCCGACGTACCTGAAGACCGGGCTCGGCTATGAACCCGGCGCGGTCGCCACCGCGCTGACCTGGGCGGGACTGGGGTACGCGGCGGGCTCGTGCCTGGCCGGGGTGCTCGGCGACCGGCTCGGGACGCGGCGGGCGTACGTGCTGGGGCTGTTCGCCTCGCTGGCGTTCGTCTTCCCGGTGTTCGCGCTGCCCGCGGGGAACGTGGTGCTGCTGTGGGTGCTGCTGTTCGGGATGCAGGCCACCAGCCAGGGCATCTCGGGGCTGCTGCCGAAGTACATCGCCGACCACTTCCCCACCCGGACGCGGGCGGCGGGTCTCGGCTTCTCGTACAACGTGGGCGCGCTGGGCGGAGCGGTCGCGCCACTGGCGGGGGCGGCGATCGCGGAGGACATCGGCCTCGGCAACGCCCTCACCCTGCTGGCCGTGGTGCTCACCCTCGTGGTCGCCGGACTCGTCGGTTTCAACGTCCCGGCGCGGCTGGAACGCTATGAGTGGGGCATTACTTGCAATGAACGCAAGTAA
- a CDS encoding FadR/GntR family transcriptional regulator, whose product MSANQQALRESVKRLIVDRGLPPGALLPTELELMRELEVGRNPLREAMKALEAQGIVDIRHGYGTYVGGVSLSGLEAGLAFRGALSVRGDLTDIRELLEVREVLEAGLTSRVLAAGDAVELDVLESAVRTMEERAHNGEFAPEADWLFHETLYRPLGNDLVLELLRVFWRVFRSLDDDLPRGEGETPAVIAGWHRDILEALRRRDEPALHAAVEAHFRGIRARVSGSAARFG is encoded by the coding sequence ATGTCGGCGAACCAGCAGGCGCTGCGTGAATCGGTCAAACGGCTGATCGTGGACCGCGGCCTGCCACCGGGCGCGCTGCTGCCCACCGAGCTCGAGCTGATGCGGGAGCTGGAGGTCGGCCGCAACCCGTTGCGCGAGGCGATGAAGGCGCTGGAAGCGCAGGGCATCGTCGACATCCGGCACGGCTACGGCACCTATGTCGGCGGGGTGTCGCTGTCCGGTTTGGAGGCAGGGCTCGCCTTCCGCGGCGCGCTGTCGGTCCGGGGTGACCTCACCGACATCCGTGAGCTGCTGGAAGTCCGCGAAGTGCTCGAAGCCGGGCTGACCAGCCGGGTGCTCGCCGCCGGGGACGCGGTGGAGCTCGACGTGCTGGAGTCGGCGGTCCGGACCATGGAAGAGCGCGCGCACAACGGGGAGTTCGCGCCCGAGGCCGACTGGCTGTTCCACGAGACGCTCTACCGCCCGCTCGGCAACGACCTGGTGCTCGAACTGCTGCGGGTGTTCTGGCGCGTCTTCCGCTCCCTCGACGACGACCTGCCGCGTGGCGAAGGCGAGACACCGGCGGTGATCGCGGGGTGGCACCGCGACATCCTCGAAGCGTTGCGCCGTCGTGACGAACCCGCGCTGCACGCCGCCGTGGAAGCGCACTTCCGCGGGATCCGGGCCAGGGTGTCCGGTTCGGCTGCGCGGTTCGGCTGA
- a CDS encoding phosphodiester glycosidase family protein yields the protein MPPVVAAADPLAAPLGPVPAESAPAASSSGEATARVATAAPDDGLVTGSATSEVAPGLSLTEFDRFDPLGWIRGDTLEVDLATGSLRPAYLNPGSVSARAPLSGQLAAAGAVAGVNGDFFDINATGAPLGVGIGDGQLHTAPAQGHNFTAAITAEGKARLASVFLDATITLPAGPVRATNFNGAVLPPDGIGVYTPLWGSASRRTSVAGAAKVLEIELRDGVVAQLRPQPVDGPIAAGSTILLARDAGVDALTGLAVGDPVAVAYAPRSDAGAIAVAVGGNKVLLRDGQVQAVDAVAMHPRTAVGFSADGSRLWLSTVDGRQADSRGMTELELARHLQSLGADDAINLDGGGSSTLLAREEGDTAASVRNSPSDGGERTVPNGIGFATTPGSGKLTGFAPHPEQETEDADRVLPGLSRRLVAGAHDESGAAVPVKPIWRSSRGIVRDGVFLATPGERATVEVEASYRGIRGSTELTVLGEPVRLGTSTEQVALSGAGAAGDFQVYGYDADGYGTWIDPADVHLEFDPAVVRVDPAGDRFAVTALVPAGATVVTAKAAGLVTHFVISVGSESRALSPLDGPAGWSASVYPAVVGAALSEAEGRDGGRGLALDYRLSGTTATRAAYVNATTPFSLPAGTQKVGVWVNGDGKGAWLRAELRDASNVASIVDLTLAVDWTGWRYVEGSLPAGLPSGQRLTRFYAVENVPDQQYEGRLVFDDLTLKVAPSAEVPGDPAERDPAVLTDGVPGDGGLKVAVVSDAQFTADAPTGPLVAQARRTLREAVAAEPDVVVINGDFVDRGLAADFDLARRIITEELDGRVPWYYVPGNHEADGGKGLAEFQAEFGAPHRVTDLNGVRLVLLDSSRGSLRAGGFDQVRMLREALDSAETDNAVRGVVVAMHHPTRDPSPTGNSQLADAKEAELLRTWLTAFEERSGKPAAAVASHAGVFHVSRVDGVPFLINGNAGKAPAAAPGEGGFTGWTLLHLGAEVEIQTRPHVDELALTAPASLAIGTRAAVFGTVNQGGRAVPVAYPVSADWIGGTGTHVGDGPAGDAVASFDPVTGLLTGLRPGSAELTLEVNGVRRTVTIPVTL from the coding sequence ATGCCGCCGGTGGTGGCGGCGGCCGATCCACTGGCCGCGCCGCTCGGCCCGGTGCCGGCCGAATCGGCCCCGGCCGCTTCGTCGTCCGGGGAAGCCACGGCCCGCGTCGCGACGGCCGCGCCGGACGACGGGCTGGTCACCGGCTCCGCGACCAGCGAGGTGGCGCCGGGGCTCAGCCTCACCGAGTTCGACCGCTTCGACCCGCTCGGCTGGATCCGGGGCGACACGCTGGAGGTCGACCTCGCCACCGGCTCGCTGAGACCCGCGTACCTCAACCCCGGTTCGGTGAGCGCCCGCGCGCCGCTGTCGGGGCAGCTCGCGGCCGCGGGTGCGGTCGCCGGGGTGAACGGCGATTTCTTCGACATCAATGCGACCGGCGCGCCGCTGGGCGTCGGCATCGGTGACGGGCAGCTGCACACCGCGCCCGCGCAGGGCCACAACTTCACCGCCGCGATCACCGCGGAAGGCAAGGCGCGCCTGGCTTCGGTGTTCCTCGACGCCACGATCACCCTGCCCGCCGGGCCCGTGCGGGCGACCAACTTCAACGGCGCGGTGCTGCCGCCGGACGGCATCGGCGTCTACACCCCGTTGTGGGGCAGCGCTTCCCGCAGGACCTCGGTCGCGGGAGCGGCGAAGGTGCTGGAGATCGAACTACGCGACGGCGTGGTCGCCCAGCTCCGCCCGCAGCCGGTGGACGGCCCGATCGCCGCGGGCAGCACGATCCTGCTCGCCCGCGACGCCGGGGTCGACGCGCTGACCGGGCTCGCCGTCGGCGACCCCGTTGCGGTCGCGTACGCACCCCGCAGCGACGCCGGTGCGATCGCGGTCGCGGTCGGCGGCAACAAGGTGCTGCTGCGCGACGGCCAGGTGCAGGCGGTCGACGCGGTGGCCATGCACCCGCGCACGGCGGTCGGTTTCTCCGCCGACGGCAGCCGGCTGTGGTTGTCCACAGTGGATGGACGGCAGGCGGACAGCCGGGGTATGACGGAACTGGAACTCGCGCGGCACCTGCAGTCGCTCGGCGCGGACGACGCGATCAACCTCGACGGCGGCGGCTCGTCCACATTGCTCGCGCGCGAGGAGGGCGACACGGCGGCGTCCGTGCGCAACTCCCCGTCCGACGGCGGTGAACGCACGGTACCCAACGGAATCGGCTTCGCGACCACGCCGGGAAGCGGCAAGCTGACCGGTTTCGCGCCGCACCCGGAGCAGGAGACCGAGGACGCCGACCGCGTGCTGCCCGGCCTGTCCCGGCGGCTGGTCGCGGGCGCGCACGACGAGAGTGGCGCCGCCGTGCCGGTGAAGCCGATCTGGCGCAGCTCGCGCGGCATCGTGCGGGACGGCGTTTTCCTGGCCACGCCCGGAGAACGCGCCACGGTCGAGGTGGAGGCGAGCTACCGCGGCATCCGGGGCAGCACCGAACTGACCGTGCTGGGCGAGCCCGTCCGGCTGGGCACGAGCACCGAGCAGGTCGCGTTGTCCGGTGCCGGTGCGGCCGGGGACTTCCAGGTCTACGGCTACGACGCGGACGGCTACGGCACCTGGATCGATCCCGCCGACGTGCACCTGGAGTTCGACCCGGCGGTGGTCCGGGTCGACCCCGCCGGTGACCGGTTCGCGGTGACCGCGCTGGTGCCCGCCGGCGCGACCGTGGTGACCGCGAAGGCGGCCGGGCTGGTCACGCACTTCGTCATCTCGGTGGGCAGCGAGTCACGCGCACTGTCGCCTTTGGACGGTCCGGCCGGGTGGTCGGCGTCGGTGTACCCGGCCGTGGTCGGCGCGGCGCTGAGCGAGGCCGAGGGCCGCGACGGCGGTCGCGGCCTGGCGCTGGACTACCGCCTCAGCGGCACCACCGCCACGCGTGCCGCCTACGTCAACGCGACCACGCCGTTCAGCCTGCCCGCGGGTACGCAGAAGGTCGGCGTGTGGGTCAACGGGGACGGCAAGGGCGCCTGGTTGCGCGCCGAACTGCGGGACGCCTCGAACGTCGCGTCCATCGTGGACCTGACCTTGGCGGTGGACTGGACCGGCTGGCGGTACGTGGAGGGCAGCCTGCCCGCCGGGCTGCCGTCCGGGCAGCGGCTGACCCGCTTCTACGCCGTGGAGAACGTGCCGGACCAGCAGTACGAAGGCAGGCTGGTGTTCGACGACCTGACGCTGAAGGTGGCGCCCTCGGCCGAGGTGCCGGGCGACCCGGCCGAGCGCGATCCCGCCGTGCTCACCGACGGTGTGCCCGGCGACGGCGGCCTGAAGGTGGCCGTGGTCAGCGACGCGCAGTTCACCGCGGACGCGCCCACCGGCCCGCTGGTGGCGCAGGCCCGGCGCACGCTCCGCGAGGCCGTGGCGGCGGAACCGGACGTGGTGGTGATCAACGGCGACTTCGTCGACCGCGGCCTGGCCGCCGACTTCGACCTGGCGCGGCGGATCATCACCGAGGAACTGGACGGGCGCGTGCCCTGGTACTACGTGCCGGGCAACCACGAAGCCGACGGCGGCAAGGGACTGGCCGAGTTCCAGGCGGAATTCGGGGCCCCGCACCGGGTCACCGATCTGAACGGGGTCCGGCTGGTGCTGCTCGACTCCTCACGCGGCAGCCTCCGTGCCGGAGGTTTCGACCAGGTGCGGATGCTGCGCGAAGCGCTCGACAGTGCCGAAACGGACAACGCCGTGCGCGGGGTCGTGGTCGCCATGCACCACCCGACGCGCGACCCCAGCCCGACCGGGAACTCCCAGCTCGCCGACGCCAAGGAAGCCGAACTGCTGCGCACCTGGCTGACCGCGTTCGAGGAGCGCTCCGGCAAGCCGGCCGCGGCGGTCGCCTCCCACGCCGGGGTGTTCCATGTGTCCAGAGTGGACGGTGTGCCGTTCCTGATCAACGGCAACGCGGGCAAGGCACCCGCCGCGGCCCCCGGCGAGGGCGGGTTCACCGGCTGGACCCTGCTGCACCTGGGAGCCGAGGTGGAGATCCAGACCCGGCCGCACGTGGACGAACTGGCGCTGACCGCGCCCGCTTCGCTCGCGATCGGCACCCGCGCGGCGGTCTTCGGTACGGTGAACCAGGGTGGACGGGCCGTTCCGGTGGCCTACCCGGTGAGCGCCGACTGGATCGGCGGCACCGGCACCCACGTCGGCGACGGCCCGGCCGGGGACGCGGTCGCGTCGTTCGACCCGGTCACGGGCCTGCTCACCGGGCTGCGGCCGGGGTCGGCGGAATTGACGCTGGAGGTCAACGGGGTGCGCCGGACGGTCACCATCCCGGTGACCCTGTGA
- a CDS encoding GNAT family N-acetyltransferase, whose product MTEEEFAIYREHLVLAYAEAKVQAGNWPAGDAERLSEEAHRTLLPGGLATPAHHFYVARDDDRLVGTLWLAERDGDNGRSAYLYYIEVAEAERGKGYGKAMMAALETEVTALGLDSIQLHVFGDNTTARALYRDAGYAETNVVMSKRLR is encoded by the coding sequence ATGACCGAAGAGGAGTTCGCGATCTACCGCGAGCACCTGGTGCTGGCGTACGCCGAAGCGAAGGTGCAGGCCGGGAACTGGCCTGCCGGGGACGCGGAACGGCTGTCCGAAGAGGCGCACCGGACCCTGTTGCCCGGTGGGCTGGCCACCCCGGCGCACCACTTCTACGTCGCGCGGGACGACGACCGCCTGGTCGGCACGCTGTGGCTCGCCGAGCGGGACGGTGACAACGGCCGCTCGGCGTACCTCTACTACATCGAGGTCGCCGAGGCCGAGCGCGGGAAGGGCTACGGCAAGGCGATGATGGCCGCGCTCGAAACCGAGGTGACGGCGCTGGGGCTGGACTCCATCCAGCTCCACGTCTTCGGCGACAACACCACCGCGCGGGCGCTCTACCGGGACGCCGGGTACGCCGAGACCAACGTGGTGATGAGCAAGCGCCTGCGATAA
- a CDS encoding ABC transporter ATP-binding protein — protein MVQAKALVKRFGEFEAVRGIDVEVRRGEAFGFLGPNGAGKSSTMRMIASVSPRSDGELKVLGLDPDAEGPRIRARIGVVPQLDNLDAELTVRQNLQVYGRYFGLSRAHVRKKAVELMEFAQLTEKADGEVEALSGGMKRRLTIARSLVNDPELLLLDEPTTGLDPQARHLLWDRLFRLKSQGVTLIITTHYMDEAEQLCDRLVVMDGGRIAAEGSPAELIARFSTREVLELRFAPGKQAAAVPEVESLAERIEVLPDRLLLYTSAGEAALEQAHARGVRPVSSLVRRSTLEDVFLKLTGRTLVD, from the coding sequence ATGGTCCAGGCCAAGGCGCTGGTGAAGCGCTTCGGCGAGTTCGAGGCCGTCCGGGGGATCGACGTCGAGGTCCGGCGCGGGGAGGCGTTCGGCTTCCTCGGGCCGAACGGCGCGGGCAAGTCGTCGACCATGCGGATGATCGCGAGCGTTTCCCCGCGCTCGGACGGCGAACTCAAGGTGCTCGGGCTCGATCCGGACGCCGAGGGCCCGCGCATCCGCGCGCGGATCGGCGTGGTGCCCCAGCTGGACAACCTCGACGCCGAGCTCACCGTCCGGCAGAACCTCCAGGTCTACGGCCGCTACTTCGGGCTTTCGCGTGCGCACGTGCGGAAGAAGGCGGTCGAGCTGATGGAGTTCGCGCAGCTGACCGAAAAGGCCGACGGCGAGGTCGAGGCGCTCTCCGGCGGGATGAAGCGCCGGCTGACCATCGCCCGCTCGCTGGTGAACGACCCCGAACTGCTGCTGCTCGACGAACCGACCACCGGGCTCGACCCGCAGGCCCGGCACCTGCTGTGGGACAGGCTGTTCCGGCTGAAATCCCAGGGCGTCACGCTCATCATCACCACGCACTACATGGACGAAGCCGAGCAGCTGTGCGACCGGCTGGTGGTGATGGACGGCGGCCGCATCGCCGCCGAGGGCTCACCCGCCGAGTTGATCGCGCGGTTCTCCACCCGGGAGGTGCTCGAGCTGCGGTTCGCGCCGGGGAAGCAGGCCGCCGCCGTGCCCGAGGTGGAGTCGCTGGCCGAGCGGATCGAGGTACTGCCGGACAGGCTGTTGCTCTACACCTCGGCCGGGGAGGCCGCGCTGGAGCAGGCGCACGCACGCGGGGTGCGGCCGGTGTCGAGCCTGGTCCGCCGCAGCACGCTGGAGGACGTCTTCCTCAAGCTCACCGGCCGGACGCTGGTGGACTGA
- a CDS encoding ABC transporter permease produces the protein MTEVLSTGRVVGSWRGAVLRVEGYWLWYRRYWRSNLYSTGLQPLFFLAAMGLGFGSQVQPGTATGGLSYLHYVAPALLVSASMMLAVGESTYPVLSGFKWQKDYLAATATPISPGQVLGGHLLWVALRLTLAAAVYALMALLLGGWLNAGALLVVVVGVATGLACAAPVCAFAASTYDEGTRFATLFRFVVMPMTLFAGTFFPIDQIPLALRWLAWISPLWHGTELARGVTLGTLDLLPGLGHAAFLIALFAGGFVLARRFFYKRLVV, from the coding sequence ATGACCGAGGTGCTGTCCACCGGGCGCGTGGTGGGTTCGTGGCGCGGCGCGGTGCTGCGGGTGGAGGGGTACTGGCTGTGGTACCGCCGGTACTGGCGGTCCAACCTGTACTCCACCGGGTTGCAGCCGCTGTTCTTCCTGGCCGCGATGGGGCTGGGCTTCGGCTCGCAGGTGCAGCCGGGCACGGCCACCGGCGGGCTGTCCTACCTGCACTACGTGGCGCCGGCCCTGCTGGTGTCGGCGTCGATGATGCTGGCCGTGGGGGAGTCGACGTACCCGGTGCTGTCCGGGTTCAAGTGGCAGAAGGACTACCTCGCGGCCACCGCCACGCCGATCTCGCCGGGCCAGGTGCTCGGCGGGCACCTGCTGTGGGTCGCGCTGCGGCTGACACTGGCGGCCGCGGTCTACGCACTGATGGCGCTGTTGCTGGGCGGTTGGCTGAACGCGGGCGCGCTGCTGGTCGTGGTGGTCGGCGTGGCCACCGGGCTGGCGTGCGCGGCGCCGGTGTGCGCGTTCGCCGCGAGCACCTACGACGAGGGCACCCGGTTCGCCACGCTGTTCCGCTTCGTGGTGATGCCGATGACCCTGTTCGCCGGCACGTTCTTCCCGATCGACCAGATCCCGCTGGCGTTGCGGTGGCTGGCGTGGATTTCCCCGCTGTGGCATGGCACGGAGCTGGCGCGCGGGGTCACGCTCGGCACGCTGGACCTGCTGCCGGGCCTGGGGCACGCGGCGTTCCTGATCGCGTTGTTCGCCGGGGGCTTCGTGCTCGCCCGGCGGTTCTTCTACAAGCGGCTGGTGGTGTGA
- a CDS encoding ABC transporter permease, with protein sequence MVSEVPSKGLLLRVLPPSLYAGRAKFLLERSILVYSRAWLVFASGALEPLFYLLAFQIGFGRLVGEVVGPGGQVMSYVAFVAPGLLAASAMNGAVFDSTYNVFFRFRYAKLYDAMLATPIGPLDIALGEIGFAVLRGALYSTAFVAVMGTMGLLTSPWAVLLLPAAILTSFGFAAVGMGCATFLRSTSQFDYIQLVLMPMFLFSTTFYPLSVYPEALQYVVSCLPLYHGIELMRGLATGFVSWSMLGHLAYLLTMAAAGLWLASTRLHKMLLR encoded by the coding sequence GTGGTGTCGGAGGTCCCGTCGAAGGGCCTGCTGCTGCGGGTGCTGCCGCCTTCGCTCTACGCGGGGCGGGCGAAGTTCCTGCTCGAACGGTCGATCCTGGTGTACTCGCGGGCGTGGCTGGTGTTCGCCTCGGGGGCACTGGAGCCGTTGTTCTACCTGCTGGCGTTCCAGATCGGGTTCGGCAGGCTGGTCGGGGAGGTGGTCGGACCCGGCGGGCAGGTGATGAGCTACGTCGCCTTCGTGGCGCCGGGCCTGCTGGCGGCTTCGGCGATGAACGGTGCCGTCTTCGACTCGACGTACAACGTCTTCTTCCGCTTCCGGTACGCGAAGCTGTACGACGCCATGCTGGCCACCCCCATCGGCCCGCTGGACATCGCTCTCGGTGAGATCGGCTTCGCCGTCCTGCGCGGTGCCCTGTACTCGACCGCCTTCGTGGCCGTCATGGGCACCATGGGCCTGCTCACCTCGCCGTGGGCCGTACTCCTGCTGCCCGCCGCGATCCTCACCTCGTTCGGCTTCGCCGCGGTGGGCATGGGTTGTGCCACGTTCCTGCGGTCCACCAGCCAGTTCGACTACATCCAGCTGGTGCTGATGCCGATGTTCCTGTTCTCTACGACGTTCTACCCGCTGAGCGTCTACCCGGAAGCCCTGCAGTACGTCGTCAGCTGCCTACCGCTGTACCACGGCATCGAACTCATGCGCGGCCTCGCCACCGGCTTCGTCAGCTGGTCCATGCTCGGCCACCTCGCCTACCTGCTCACCATGGCCGCCGCCGGCCTCTGGCTGGCCTCCACCCGCCTACACAAAATGCTCCTCCGCTAA